The Flavobacteriales bacterium genome contains a region encoding:
- a CDS encoding 4-(cytidine 5'-diphospho)-2-C-methyl-D-erythritol kinase encodes MLFFPNAKINIGLNITSKRADGYHNLESIFYPISWRDILEIIPSKQLSFESTGLSIPGQDNLCLRAYELMKSHYDIAPVSIHLHKNIPIGAGLGGGSSDAAFTLMALNTIFELGLEKDELKKMAAQLGADCPFFIDNTPSLANGIGELLNPTDLDLSNYHLLVVKPDVFVSTAQAFSAIVPQTPTLSLEEEIKLPIEKWRLKNDFEDSIFPQYPELLDIKKSLIQAGALYASMSGSGSSIYGIFSEKPQLEFDNYQLFHQVL; translated from the coding sequence GTGCTATTTTTTCCTAATGCTAAAATAAATATAGGTCTAAACATCACTTCTAAAAGGGCTGATGGCTATCATAATTTAGAAAGCATTTTCTATCCTATATCGTGGCGTGATATCTTGGAAATCATACCTTCAAAGCAATTAAGTTTTGAGAGTACAGGACTGTCTATTCCAGGTCAAGACAATTTGTGTTTGAGGGCTTATGAGCTTATGAAAAGTCACTATGATATTGCTCCAGTTTCTATCCATTTACATAAAAATATTCCTATCGGCGCTGGTCTTGGTGGAGGTTCTTCTGATGCTGCTTTTACTCTAATGGCATTGAATACCATTTTTGAGTTGGGTTTAGAAAAAGATGAGCTTAAGAAAATGGCAGCTCAGTTAGGTGCTGATTGTCCTTTCTTTATTGACAATACACCCTCTTTAGCTAATGGGATAGGGGAGCTTTTAAATCCTACAGACTTAGATTTGTCTAATTATCATCTGTTAGTTGTTAAGCCAGATGTTTTTGTTTCTACAGCACAAGCCTTTTCTGCTATTGTGCCTCAAACACCTACATTATCTCTTGAAGAAGAAATAAAATTACCTATTGAAAAATGGAGGCTGAAAAATGACTTTGAGGATAGTATATTTCCGCAATACCCCGAGTTGTTGGATATAAAAAAATCACTAATTCAAGCAGGTGCTTTGTATGCCTCAATGAGTGGTAGTGGTTCGTCTATTTATGGTATCTTCTCTGAAAAGCCTCAATTGGAATTTGACAATTACCAACTTTTTCATCAAGTATTATAG
- a CDS encoding acetyl-CoA carboxylase carboxyltransferase subunit alpha, translating into MTEIEYLDFEKPIEDLMLNLQQAEQLGREGIEVKQTISDLKKKLEAKKNEIYSNLSAWQRVQLSRHPQRPYTLEYIEEIADDFIELHGDRTVKDDKAMIGGWAKIDGKVFMLIGQQKGKNTKMRQLRNFGMANPEGYRKALRLMKMAEKFNRPIVTFIDTPGAYPGLEAEERGQGEAIARNLIEMIQLKVPVICIIIGEGASGGALGIGIGDRVLMLENTWYSVISPESCSSILWRSWDHKEKAANALKLTAHDMLKNGLIDGIIDEPTGGAHRNVHYMYDSIKKNILDITKELESKSPENRIQERIEKFGSMGAFKE; encoded by the coding sequence ATGACTGAGATTGAATACTTGGATTTTGAAAAACCAATTGAAGATTTAATGCTTAATCTTCAACAAGCTGAACAATTAGGTAGAGAAGGAATAGAGGTAAAACAGACTATTTCGGATTTAAAGAAAAAATTAGAAGCTAAAAAGAACGAAATATATTCTAACCTATCGGCATGGCAAAGGGTACAACTTTCTCGTCATCCACAACGCCCTTACACACTAGAGTATATAGAAGAAATTGCTGACGATTTTATCGAACTTCATGGCGATAGAACGGTGAAAGACGACAAAGCTATGATTGGTGGCTGGGCAAAAATCGATGGTAAAGTATTTATGCTGATAGGTCAGCAAAAAGGAAAAAATACCAAAATGCGTCAGCTCAGAAATTTTGGCATGGCCAATCCTGAAGGTTATAGAAAAGCCCTTCGATTGATGAAAATGGCTGAAAAATTTAATCGTCCTATAGTTACATTTATTGACACCCCAGGGGCATACCCAGGCTTAGAAGCTGAGGAAAGAGGACAAGGAGAAGCCATAGCTAGAAATCTCATAGAGATGATTCAACTCAAAGTTCCCGTTATTTGCATCATCATTGGCGAAGGTGCTTCTGGCGGTGCACTAGGAATTGGTATTGGCGATAGAGTGTTAATGTTAGAAAATACGTGGTATTCCGTTATTTCTCCCGAGTCTTGCTCTTCCATTTTGTGGAGAAGCTGGGATCATAAAGAAAAAGCTGCTAATGCCTTAAAATTAACCGCCCACGATATGCTAAAAAATGGACTTATAGATGGCATAATAGATGAGCCAACTGGTGGCGCACATAGAAATGTTCATTATATGTACGATAGCATCAAAAAGAATATTTTAGACATCACCAAAGAATTAGAGTCTAAGAGTCCTGAAAATAGAATACAAGAAAGAATAGAAAAGTTCGGAAGTATGGGAGCGTTTAAGGAGTAA
- the dnaB gene encoding replicative DNA helicase, translating into MQENKKNKKNNIKPMVSKSIDGKLPPQALDLEEAVLGALMIDNDALSNAIELLKPESFYKYQHQKIFSAIEDLFNSAKKVDILTIVEELKKKGELKEIGGPSFVTKLTERIASAANIETHARIIAQKFIQRELIRISSQTIKDAYDDTSDVFDLLNAAEQGLYEISEGNIRKNYDKMSTLILQALNQIEEIKNKEDGLSGVPSGFSELDRVTSGWQKSDLVILAARPGMGKTAFVLSMARNTAVKFNIPVAVFSLEMSSVQLVNRLIASESGIPAQKLRKGNLEDHEWIQLNQQITQLSEAPLFIDDTPALTIFELRAKCRRLVKNHGVQLVVIDYLQLMHAGNSNKSGNREQEISTISRSLKSIAKELNVPIIALSQLSRAVETRGGDKRPMLSDLRESGAIEQDADIVCFIYRPEYYGFTEWPDTTPGQDPDCQGQGEIIVAKHRNGSLENIKLRFIPQLAKFTDLDSFGFKGDDVLPSSMNDDNVAPF; encoded by the coding sequence ATGCAGGAGAATAAGAAAAATAAAAAAAACAATATCAAGCCAATGGTCAGCAAGTCCATTGACGGCAAACTACCACCACAGGCATTAGATTTAGAGGAAGCGGTTTTGGGAGCATTAATGATAGATAACGATGCCCTATCCAACGCTATAGAATTACTTAAGCCTGAGAGTTTTTATAAATACCAACATCAGAAGATATTTTCTGCTATTGAAGATTTATTCAATTCAGCCAAAAAGGTCGATATACTAACCATCGTTGAAGAACTCAAAAAAAAGGGCGAACTCAAAGAAATTGGTGGTCCTTCTTTCGTTACTAAACTAACCGAACGTATCGCCTCCGCTGCCAATATTGAAACACACGCTAGAATTATTGCTCAAAAATTTATACAACGTGAGCTAATTCGTATTTCTAGCCAAACCATAAAAGATGCCTATGACGATACTTCTGACGTTTTTGATTTACTAAATGCTGCCGAGCAAGGTTTGTACGAAATTTCAGAGGGTAATATTCGTAAGAACTACGATAAAATGAGTACCCTTATTCTTCAAGCCCTAAATCAAATTGAGGAAATAAAAAATAAAGAAGACGGCTTAAGCGGTGTTCCTTCTGGCTTCTCTGAATTGGATAGAGTTACTTCGGGTTGGCAAAAATCAGATTTAGTCATTCTAGCTGCTCGTCCAGGTATGGGAAAAACTGCTTTCGTATTATCGATGGCACGAAATACTGCCGTTAAATTTAATATACCAGTGGCTGTATTCTCATTAGAGATGTCATCTGTTCAGCTAGTCAATAGACTTATTGCCAGTGAATCTGGTATTCCTGCTCAAAAATTAAGAAAAGGAAATCTAGAAGATCACGAATGGATACAATTGAACCAACAAATTACTCAACTTTCAGAAGCTCCTTTATTTATTGATGATACACCCGCCCTTACCATTTTTGAACTTAGGGCAAAATGCAGAAGACTAGTCAAAAATCACGGTGTTCAGCTAGTGGTCATTGACTACTTACAACTGATGCACGCTGGTAACTCCAATAAGAGCGGCAACAGAGAGCAAGAAATTAGTACCATATCTCGTTCACTAAAAAGTATTGCTAAAGAATTGAATGTGCCTATCATAGCCCTATCACAATTGAGTAGAGCGGTTGAAACTCGTGGTGGTGACAAACGCCCTATGCTGTCTGACCTTAGGGAATCTGGTGCTATTGAGCAAGATGCCGATATTGTATGCTTCATCTACCGTCCCGAGTATTACGGTTTTACGGAATGGCCAGACACCACACCTGGACAAGACCCCGATTGCCAAGGACAAGGGGAAATTATTGTAGCCAAACACCGTAACGGCTCACTAGAAAACATCAAACTTCGATTCATTCCTCAACTGGCAAAATTCACTGACCTAGACTCCTTTGGCTTTAAAGGTGATGATGTGCTACCTTCGAGTATGAACGACGATAATGTAGCGCCTTTCTAA
- a CDS encoding asparagine synthetase B yields the protein MKKHLVLILTLCFQLNAWASYLLIPMDDTQTNHLKAYGIAYWVLENQQEVDWLLNYRGGSFLIKNQSLIEKECKIRGVSYQIIADVQSTQILREISSPEVNQDVVKLEKVPKIAVYSPKSKLPWDDAVTLALSYAEIPYDLVYDEEVIGGSLPLYDWLHLHHEDFTGQYGKFYAAYKNAEWYRKQKQDFERSAQKMGFQKVSQAKLEVALKIREFTAGGGFLFAMCSATDTYDIALAAKDVDICEYMFDGDGADPQAQEKLNYDNTFAFKDFSLVNNPNKYEYSSIDATGTRNLNQSLDFFTLFEFSAKWDPVPTMLCQNHEQVIKGFMGQTTAFKKEYIKSDVLIMGETSSVNEARYIHGKFGNGTWTFYGGHDPEDYQHKVGDPKTELELHPNSPGYRLILNNVLFPAAKKKKQKT from the coding sequence ATGAAAAAGCATCTCGTTTTAATTCTTACGCTTTGCTTTCAACTCAATGCTTGGGCGTCCTACCTACTTATACCTATGGACGATACACAGACTAACCACCTCAAAGCGTATGGCATTGCCTACTGGGTGTTAGAAAATCAGCAAGAAGTGGATTGGCTACTCAATTACAGAGGGGGGAGTTTTTTGATAAAAAACCAATCACTGATAGAAAAGGAGTGTAAAATAAGAGGTGTTTCTTATCAAATTATTGCCGATGTACAATCTACCCAAATACTAAGGGAAATATCTAGTCCAGAAGTCAATCAAGATGTGGTAAAACTAGAAAAAGTACCCAAAATTGCCGTTTACTCACCCAAAAGCAAATTGCCTTGGGACGATGCCGTAACACTTGCACTGTCTTATGCCGAAATCCCTTACGACTTGGTATATGACGAAGAAGTGATTGGCGGCTCTCTCCCTCTTTACGACTGGTTGCACTTGCACCATGAAGACTTTACTGGTCAGTACGGAAAATTTTATGCGGCCTATAAAAATGCCGAATGGTACAGAAAACAAAAACAAGATTTTGAGCGTTCTGCTCAAAAAATGGGCTTTCAAAAAGTTTCTCAAGCCAAATTAGAAGTTGCACTAAAAATTCGTGAGTTTACTGCTGGTGGTGGTTTTCTCTTTGCCATGTGCTCAGCTACCGATACTTACGATATCGCTTTGGCGGCTAAAGATGTAGATATATGCGAATACATGTTTGATGGCGATGGTGCTGACCCCCAAGCCCAAGAAAAACTGAATTACGACAACACCTTTGCTTTTAAAGATTTTTCTCTAGTTAATAATCCTAATAAATATGAGTACTCTAGCATAGATGCTACAGGAACTAGAAACTTAAACCAATCTTTGGATTTCTTTACTTTATTCGAATTTTCTGCTAAATGGGACCCTGTACCAACGATGTTGTGCCAAAACCACGAGCAAGTTATTAAAGGTTTTATGGGGCAAACTACTGCTTTCAAAAAGGAATACATCAAGTCTGATGTGCTGATAATGGGCGAAACCTCCTCAGTCAATGAAGCGAGGTATATCCACGGTAAATTTGGTAATGGTACTTGGACATTTTACGGTGGTCACGACCCTGAAGACTATCAACATAAAGTTGGTGACCCAAAGACTGAACTAGAATTACACCCTAATTCACCGGGTTATAGACTTATTTTAAACAACGTCTTATTCCCTGCTGCTAAAAAGAAAAAGCAGAAGACTTGA
- a CDS encoding ORF6N domain-containing protein, with product MEIQNYKFLIVNLRNTKVLLDFHLSNLYEVETRVLNQAVKRNLERFPEDFMFQLSQEEVQHLISQNVISTKQHGGRRRAPYAFTEQGVAMLSSVLRSTKAIKVNISIMRTFVAMRKQGINYDALLDKIKNLEDTTDSRFEDVFQALDYLISEKIKTDKQKNRKRIGFDID from the coding sequence ATGGAAATACAGAATTATAAATTCCTTATTGTAAATCTTAGAAATACAAAAGTATTATTGGACTTTCATTTATCCAATTTGTATGAAGTTGAAACACGAGTTCTCAATCAAGCAGTTAAGCGTAATTTAGAGCGTTTCCCTGAAGATTTTATGTTTCAATTGAGTCAAGAAGAAGTTCAACACTTGATATCACAAAATGTGATATCAACTAAGCAACACGGAGGTCGAAGAAGAGCTCCCTATGCTTTTACTGAGCAAGGTGTAGCTATGTTGAGTTCAGTTTTACGTTCTACAAAAGCCATTAAGGTAAACATCTCTATAATGCGAACCTTTGTAGCTATGCGTAAACAGGGAATAAATTATGACGCTTTATTAGATAAAATTAAAAATTTAGAAGACACTACGGATTCTCGCTTTGAGGATGTTTTTCAAGCACTAGATTATTTAATTTCTGAGAAGATAAAAACAGACAAACAAAAGAATAGAAAAAGGATAGGTTTTGATATTGATTGA
- a CDS encoding ORF6N domain-containing protein, with protein MEKTSILHIQEKLIDINQQKVLIDRDVAHLFGVETKRINEAVKNNIDKFPSDYIIVLSESEWNNLRSKFSTANYSKTRVPPKAFTEKGLYMLATILKSKQATQATFLIIETFAKLRALQQMVTSISSATEEKKNSLLKKSGELMAELMDESLQTLESETTIELNFAVLKLKHTTKRKKENEIEKQA; from the coding sequence ATGGAAAAGACATCTATTTTACATATTCAAGAAAAACTCATCGATATTAATCAGCAAAAAGTGCTGATAGACCGTGATGTAGCACATCTCTTTGGTGTAGAAACCAAACGCATTAATGAAGCAGTGAAAAATAATATCGATAAGTTTCCTTCAGATTATATCATTGTATTATCTGAAAGTGAATGGAACAATTTGCGGTCGAAATTTTCGACCGCAAATTATTCAAAAACAAGAGTGCCACCCAAAGCCTTTACTGAAAAGGGTCTGTATATGTTGGCAACGATTTTGAAAAGTAAACAGGCCACTCAGGCTACATTTCTAATCATCGAAACCTTTGCCAAGCTAAGAGCTTTACAGCAAATGGTGACATCAATTAGTTCAGCTACAGAAGAAAAAAAGAATAGTTTACTAAAGAAAAGCGGGGAACTTATGGCAGAGCTTATGGACGAAAGTTTACAAACCTTAGAGTCAGAAACGACTATTGAATTGAATTTTGCGGTTTTAAAACTCAAACACACCACTAAACGAAAGAAAGAAAACGAAATAGAAAAACAAGCTTAA